A stretch of DNA from Terriglobia bacterium:
CTCTCCTTCACCGGCAACCCTGCTGCAGCAACGAGGTAGGCGATGATGTCTTCTATAGCAATTGGTTGCGTCGGCACCGAAACCCATCGCGGCGCAATCATAACCGGCAATCGTTCCGTCAGCGCACGTACCAATTCAAAGGAAAGGCTCCCGGACCCAATGACGATGGAAGCGCGGAATTCAACGACCGGAACCTTGTGATTGCGGAGGATCTTGCTGACCTCGTGCCTGCTCCTCAAGTGTGAAGACAGTTCCCGGCCTTCTTCACCAAGACCTCCGAGGTAAACGATCTTTCCGACTCCACACTCGGCGGCCGCGCGCCCGAAGTTCGCGGCAGCGATTCTGTCATCTTCTTCGAAATTGCCGGCCGAGCCCATCGAGTGAACAAGGTAATAGGCGACGTCGGTGCCTTTTAACGCCGCCGGCAGTGTCGCGTAACGAAGGGCATCGCCGCCCACAATTTCCGTTCTCGCTGCAACCCTTTTCGCCAGGTACTCGGGCTTGCGCGCCATGCACCTGACGCTGTAGTTCCCCTCTTCGAACGCCTTCAGCAGCCGTCCGCCCACATACCCCGTGGCTCCGGTTAGAAGGATTTTCATAGATGATTCAGTAGCATCAGCTCGTCAGGATGGGGATCCAGGTAAACCTGATCCGCGAAGTACGCGACTTCATATTTCCTGACGTAGTAGTGAAATCTAACGTCTGCCCCTCCGAAAATGCATCGGCCTGATGCCCTCCTGGCGCGTAGGAAACGTAATCCGCCCGAATCTGCCCAAAATGCGTTCCTGGGCCTCTCGCGAAATTCCGGGCTGATGGTCCTGTTCTTCTACTTCAGAATATGCCGGGGAGGTTCTCAAACGGTCGACAATTTCCATACGGTCAGCCGAGTCCATTCCCAACCTTCGGAGTGGATCCGGGTCAATCGGCTTTCCGTATTAAAGGGCCAGGACCGTGACCGGCTCGAATCTGAACGATCCCTTCGAACTCATTATCCCGGCCTGGCGAGGTCCCAGATATAATTCAACGCTGGACTACAGCATGACTTTGCGCAAACTCGCCATCGGTTTGGCCATTGCGGCAGGTTCCTTCGCATGCGCGTTTTTCCTTTCGCGTACGAGTTTTTTCACGACGATGGAATGGAAGATCTACGATCTCGAGTTCCGGCGGCTGGGGAATCATCCGGAGCGGGCGAGCAAGGATATCGTGCTGGTGAAGATCGACGACTTGAGCGTCGAACGCATGGCCGAAAACGATTTCGGCCGGTTCCCATGGCCGCGCGACACCTACGCCGTGTTGCTCGACTATTTAGCCCGTGCCCGGCCCAAGATCGTTGTGTTCGATATCCTTTTGATCGAAGAAGATAAAAGCAAGGTCGGCGACCGGTCGGGCGCCGACGCCGATGAGGAATTCGCTGCGGCGACAAAGAAGTCCGGCAATGTGATCCATTCGATCGACGTTAATGACTCCGGCGCCCGCCCTCTCGCTTCTAAAACGGTTGTGCCTGCGTTTCACCTTCCTCCAACGATCGAAGAACACACGACGGTGCAGCTGCCCTTCCCGGCGCTCGCCGAAGGGAGCCGCGCCCTTGGACACACGTTCTTCATCCTGGATGCGGATGGACCGGTACGAAGGGCGGTGCCGTTTGTCCGGCATGACGGCGTGTTTTATCCGTCGCTCGCCGTCGCCGCCGCCATGCTGGCGTTGAACGTTTCGCCGCAGGAAGTATCGATGGATGCGGCGGGATTACATCTCGGCTCCCGCGTCATTCCTTTATTCGATGCGGACCAGGAATACATCGAAAAGGTCCATGCGCGTCACATTCTCATTCCTTATAAAGGCTCCGCGTACCTTAACGAGCAACGGACGACGACAACCTACCGCAGTTATCGATTTTGGGATTTATTCCTGTCCGAACTCGAGCTGCGCGACGGCAAGAAACCACCGGAGGTCGATCCCTCGATCTTTCGCGACAAAATCGTTTTTGTCGGGACCACTGCGGCCGGCTTGCACGACATCTTTCCGACGCCGTACGGCGATGAAGGGGCGATGCCGGGTATCCAGATCCATGCGTCGGTGCTGGATGGGATACTGAATGACAGCTTCATCCGCCGCGCATCCGCG
This window harbors:
- a CDS encoding adenylate/guanylate cyclase domain-containing protein — protein: MTGSNLNDPFELIIPAWRGPRYNSTLDYSMTLRKLAIGLAIAAGSFACAFFLSRTSFFTTMEWKIYDLEFRRLGNHPERASKDIVLVKIDDLSVERMAENDFGRFPWPRDTYAVLLDYLARARPKIVVFDILLIEEDKSKVGDRSGADADEEFAAATKKSGNVIHSIDVNDSGARPLASKTVVPAFHLPPTIEEHTTVQLPFPALAEGSRALGHTFFILDADGPVRRAVPFVRHDGVFYPSLAVAAAMLALNVSPQEVSMDAAGLHLGSRVIPLFDADQEYIEKVHARHILIPYKGSAYLNEQRTTTTYRSYRFWDLFLSELELRDGKKPPEVDPSIFRDKIVFVGTTAAGLHDIFPTPYGDEGAMPGIQIHASVLDGILNDSFIRRASARSSFILLSLTALAMGLTGVSLSMWWTIPAALAIGGIDAGWAGYSFQRGVWQPFVPAGLTVLIAEFSTVAYKYLIEDRAKRQIQSLFSRFVSPDVVKELIHDPSKARLGGHRREMSVLFSDIRGFTTLSEAGSPEAVIDQLNEYFSHMVELLFRHKGTLDKFVGDMIMALFNAPTNDPEHADHAVQMGLSMLRELENLNRKWAGEGRPRFDIGIGINTGDMIAGMVGSEDTLSYTVIGDNVNLGSRLESLNKEYKSHIIISEATYRKLKGTYNVSPLGSVKVKGKTHEVAIYEVHPN